In Dehalococcoidales bacterium, the genomic window TGTGAATTAATGGTTCGAAAAATTGCGGAGGTGGAGGCTTGGGATTAGGCCAACCCATGGCTGCTAGCCTGTAGACATACCCTTCATTATCCAAACAATGGTAAGCGCGTTCTCCTCCCGAAAGTCCAGGGGCCTTTCTCACCGCTTCACTGAACTCTGCGCATGCTTGTTCGCTTGCGCAGCCATGTTTTCGAATAGCAGAATCTGCGAGTGATAGAATAAGTCTCACGTTCTCAGGCCTGACCATGAAAGGCTTAGGTTCATTTGTACAAAAAAGGATATATTCATGCTGCATCGCAAGTTCTTGCGCACCCATCATTGGATTCAACTTATCCCAAACCCCGGTATTAACATTGTTAAAATAACGCTCTATCAGAGCATAAAGACGCTCATATTCATTTTCATCTATATGGCAGAGAAAATTCCCATCGCCTTGCAACATCGGCATAGATGCCGAAATACGGTCATCCATCATTGATAGCCACGAAGAGTGTTTATAATCATTCTTATATAAAAATCCACTGACTTCGGTGTTGTATGGTGGGTCAATGTGGATGCACTTCACCTTTTCACGATATTTCCCCTGAAGAAGGTTAAGTGCCTGGAAGTTTTCACCATGAAACAGGAGACCATCAGTTAATTCATCCAAGCTATCATAGCTTGCTAGCAACTGGTCTTTGAACTGCCAGTCAAAATGCTTCGTATCGAGAACCAATGTGGGATGCTCTTTTAGGGTAGCGATCCGGCGTTCTTTTTGGTTTCTAGCCGCTGACGTGAAAAGGTTCGGCTGCTCTTCATCAAGGTGTAAGAGCTCTTTCCATTCCTGCCATTGGGCTTCGCACTCGGCGATTTCTGGATAGAAATCCTCTGGGACGTTGGCCATCGTGATACAATACTGTGTTTCTAGGACGAACTTCCTTTTCTCAAAAAGCCTTTTCTGAAAGTCTTCAATCTGAGCCAGAAATTCGACAACACGGCTACCAATAGACCTGATTACGCGCATAATCTGGAACCAGGCTTCTGAATGTGCCTCTCCACCGACCTCCATCTCGTCAAGATTCAGTACTTCGTTCTTAAGGTAAAAGTCCAGCTCACGCATAAGGAAGACTTTAAGATCCTTATGGACGAAAAAGTCAGAGGTATTGCGCCTGGTATATTGGCGTAGGTGATGTTCCAAGTAGTTAACTTGTTGCCCATTGCTAGCGGTGTGATGGGTGCTCACTAGGGCCGGTAGGGCATCAACTTCCTTTTGCAGCTCAGCCGGAATAGTATCCAAAGCTTCTTTAATAATCGCATCTTGCTGGTTACGCTGCCCGTACTTGATTTCCTCCTGCTCCGTCAGCGGCCGATACTGGAAAGAAATCGTAATTTCTTTTTTCTCTGCATTGAAAACCACGTCACGAGATAGTGGCATGAAAAACCGCTTGTCTCCCTTGACGTTATCCTTTTCGACATCCGCGGCAACAAGCTTGAAGTGGACGCTTATACCATATGGAGATTTAAACCTATAGTCGTTAAAACATTCTCCGGTCTTCACGTAGTATTGGTCACTATTCGCCCAGTGCAGATAAACTTCCTCGCCGTTGTAGGGGATAGCATACTTTTCTCTGCGACTGTAGCGACGCTTGGATAAGAAATCCCCGCTATCATAGTATCGACAGAAGAAAGCATATAGGTGGTTAAAGATTGTAGCTTCAAAGGCGGGACTTTCCTGTGCCTCAGAAGCACGCGATTGGAGATCCAAATATTCTCTGCCCACCTTTGTATTGTGAAATTCCTCGACGAGATTACCGTCGCCATTGAGTGCCGTTTCCCCAAGTGTCTCACGTATCTGAGCTGCTTTTTCTTCAAGTTCCAATGCTGCTTTAGATTGGCTAGCTAGCATTCCAGAAGATAGCTCTTTGTTAACCGCCTCAATCAAATCTTTCTGAATAAATCGTTCTATTATGTCTCGCTTGAAGTTCATTATTCGGTAAATACCAAAATCGAGGTCAGCCGAACTAAATTGAAAGAGTTCTCTAAGCAATCCTTGGAATTTTTCTTTTGGTGTTGGCATGCTCACTTCCCAGTGATAATTTATCTTACGCAAAGTATATAACAAAGTAACGTGAGAGGGAAGAAGACAGTTAGCAAAGGATGCCTCTGAATGAGCGATTTAACGTTCCGTCAGAAAGTGCATTCACTAAATATATTGGTTAAAAGAAAAGGCAGGTTGCCTGAGCCAATATCCTCCGCAGAAGGCGGTCTATAATCCCCTGCAAAGCGAATTGACCGCACGGCATCTGTCCTTAAGTATTACATGTTGGCGATTCATTGAAAATCAAGAGACGCACTGAGTCCAAATATCGCAAGGATACCTCTAGCTTCCTATTGACAAAAGGTGATATAATTACGCCGATTCTCTAGAAGAAGGAGGTGGTGCCATAGAGAGAGCCCGGAGGGATGCTTCTTTACTTGTTCCGAAGGGGGACGCTCCTGATGCCGGGAGCATAGCGGAAAACCGGAAAACATAGCCTTTCTCCAGAGAGAAAAAGAGGTGTGTGTTGTTACATCTTTATGTGGAGGAAGGTAATACTTAAAATTTAAGGAGAATATTTAGGTCGATGAAAACTAAACTGATATCTAAGATACTTGGCGTAGGCCTTGCCCTCGGCCTTACTCTTTCGCTTGGTGCAGCCTTCATCGCTGCTCCCGCTGCCCAGGCCGACGAGATGGAATGGGGTGCGGTCAACACGCCGAGCTGGGATGACCTGGTCATCCTGCCCGCCTCCGACATCCTCGACTATGCCGTCGGCGGCGACGAGGGCGACATCATCTACGCCGTCCTTGAGCTAGAGAGCGAATGCACCGAGGTCGGCTGGTATTTTGATGATTTAGGGGAATGGGGTAATTTTGCCCTAGTCAAGTCCGATGACGGCGGTGTCACCTGGAGCGACATCACCGAGAACGTCATGGAGGCTTCTTCCCTACCTGATCTCATCGTAGATCCTGGTTCTGAAACTGACATCGGTCTGGACCTGGTAGCGGTGTCACCCGATGACGAGGACTGGGTTGCCGTGGCCGGTTACTACTATGACAACGACGCGGTGATGCCATTGCCCTTCGTGATCGCCTCCGAAGACGGCGGGGCTAACTTCACCTACGCTCACCCCGTTGAAGACGCCTCCGCCGGCACGGTTATGATGGCGATGATGGATATGGCCGTCTCGCCCGCGGTGGGCAGCATCCACAACATCGCCCTGGCCGGTATTACTGACGGGAATGGCACGGATGATGGTACCGTAGGCCCCGGCGCCGTCTTCCGCCTCGAGGCGGGGACATGGCTCACCGGTGGCTGGGTTGACACCCGGTACTACCCGGGCTGGAACGACAGCACCGAGGATGATCTGCTGGTTCCCCAATGGCCGCTATACAGTGCGGCCGTAATCGCGGTTGACTTCTCGCCCAACTTCGATATGGACGACACCATCGTCTGCATGTCTCTGGGAGCACCATACGATGGAGTGGAACCTTATAATATGCCATACCTGCAGGAAGGCACCCTCAACGGCGACGGCGTCTGGAACGCTGAAGCCGGCTTTGGCGATGCCGTTCTGATCACCGATGAAGGCACCAACCTCTATACTTTCCCCGTGGTGAGGAGCATGGGCTTTGCCCTGCCCGCCGACTTCGATGGTGCCGAACCGGCCGACAACAACATTTACCTCTATGTTGACGCCACTGATGACATCTCAGCTTTCCCCGATGTCACTGTTAAGGGTTACGTCTTTATATCTGAGGACGGCGCCCTGACCGGCCGCTGCGGCCCCTCGGGCGACCCGATACTGGCCAGCATCGATGTTCACGGCGACGCTGACACCTGCAAAGCCATGGTCGGCGTCTATGCGGAACAGGATGAAATGATGGCGGCAGTCCCAACACCCTGCGCTGGTGTAGCAGTCTACCACACCGTTGAGCTAGACGACTGCTGTCCGGAGTGGGAATCCGCCTGCAAGGACCCCTCGGGACCCTTCATGGCAGTGGTCTCATACACCCCCGACGGGGAGAAGGCCTTCGCCACC contains:
- a CDS encoding DNA methyltransferase, with the translated sequence MPTPKEKFQGLLRELFQFSSADLDFGIYRIMNFKRDIIERFIQKDLIEAVNKELSSGMLASQSKAALELEEKAAQIRETLGETALNGDGNLVEEFHNTKVGREYLDLQSRASEAQESPAFEATIFNHLYAFFCRYYDSGDFLSKRRYSRREKYAIPYNGEEVYLHWANSDQYYVKTGECFNDYRFKSPYGISVHFKLVAADVEKDNVKGDKRFFMPLSRDVVFNAEKKEITISFQYRPLTEQEEIKYGQRNQQDAIIKEALDTIPAELQKEVDALPALVSTHHTASNGQQVNYLEHHLRQYTRRNTSDFFVHKDLKVFLMRELDFYLKNEVLNLDEMEVGGEAHSEAWFQIMRVIRSIGSRVVEFLAQIEDFQKRLFEKRKFVLETQYCITMANVPEDFYPEIAECEAQWQEWKELLHLDEEQPNLFTSAARNQKERRIATLKEHPTLVLDTKHFDWQFKDQLLASYDSLDELTDGLLFHGENFQALNLLQGKYREKVKCIHIDPPYNTEVSGFLYKNDYKHSSWLSMMDDRISASMPMLQGDGNFLCHIDENEYERLYALIERYFNNVNTGVWDKLNPMMGAQELAMQHEYILFCTNEPKPFMVRPENVRLILSLADSAIRKHGCASEQACAEFSEAVRKAPGLSGGERAYHCLDNEGYVYRLAAMGWPNPKPPPPQFFEPLIHTITGKPCPVPARGWSQSPESMKKLIQSGLIIFGPDETTQPQKKVYLSDEKALSSIIRNGSRGKNDLQQLGFDFDYSHPVSLYVTLLDAGLGSEANTIVADYFAGSGTTAHAVINLNREDGGNRRFILVEMEEYFDTVLLPRIKKVIYTPEWKDGKPKRASTTEEAERSPRIIKYICLERYEDTLNNITFPDVPKTLYDFDDYLLKYMLSWETKENETLLNIEKLASPFCYKLTITGGEEAQEKQVDIPETFAYLLGLNVKTRRVYQDEERYYLVYRGNIDHREITVIWRETSGWEKEDYEKDKQFIEAKKLTEGTDKIFVNGESFIPKARTLESVFKSRMFGSL